From the Streptomyces sp. NBC_01216 genome, the window TCGACGTGACCCGTACGCCGAACCGTCACCTCTCCTTCGGTCACGGCCCGCATGTGTGTCCGGGGGCCGCACTGTCCCGGCTGGAGGCGTCGGTGGCGCTCCCGGCGCTGTACGCGCGCTTCCCGGAACTCGGGCTGGCCGTGCCGCCGGCGGAGCTGCGCAACAAGCCGGTCGTCACGCAGAACGACCTGTTCGACCTCCCGGTCGTCCTGGCCTGACCTCGCGGCCCGCTCCGCCGACCATGCCCGCCCCTCGTCCCGGCCCCTCGTCCCGGCCCGCGGGCCGGGACGAGGCGGGGCGGCGGAGCGGGCGGACCGCACGGTAGCCGCGGCCGTATACCGTGCGGCATACTCGGCTCATGGCAGACACGACCGTCAAGATCGACGACACGACACGGAACCGGCTCAAGGCCCTGGCCGATGCCGTCGGCCTGTCCATGAAGGACTATCTGGCGCAGCTGGCCGTCGAGAAGGAACACGAGCGGCGGCTGGACACCGCGACCGCGGCGTTCCGCAGGGCCATCGGCGCCCCCGGGATCACGGACCGTTTCGAC encodes:
- a CDS encoding antitoxin MazE7; its protein translation is MADTTVKIDDTTRNRLKALADAVGLSMKDYLAQLAVEKEHERRLDTATAAFRRAIGAPGITDRFDADFGGLPKPVGHATSRAA